The stretch of DNA TGTACTGTCTTATCTTATTCATGGAATTTCTTTAAGAACTCTTAGTCAAGAAACAGGAAAAAGTTTCTGTGCTCTTCCAGTCAGATGTAAATTTCTTTAATGTTTCTCCAGTTTTGCTTttttcctccagcaccttcacaaaTCGGTTTTGGGTGTGTGGTAGATTCTGCTTATTATCTACAAGAACTCTTCGTGGAAGAATTAAGCAATAGACCAGTGAAATTGTGTTACTACTGTACTATTAGGCTATTAAATACTGTACCTTTGGCTGGGGAGTGTGGCGTTGTTTGATCCGTTCCAATTGATAGGAAGGCTCCTTCTACCCATGCTAGTGGGCAGGTGCCGGTTGGGTGGTCTTTGGCTGGTGAACTTAGGCAGACAGTCAGAGGACTGCACCCCTGGTGGAGGTATAGGCGCCGGGCTTTGGAGCGATGACCACGGATAGAGAACCATGCCCCCCTCTTTTTCTTTGGAATCCTCTGGGACTTGACTCTCCTTGACTCTCTGACCAGATGTATGTGTTGCTTGCATGGGTTCAGTCATAGGTGACTGAGTGGGATGCCGCACTAAGGGGTTTGACCCCTCAGTTAGTCCAGAGATGGACCTCTGTTGTGTGGGAGACGTGTCGGAGCTGTGAGGGGAAATCTTTGACGATGCAGGCGAAACATCTAGTGTGGCATCTCGTGGTTTCTCTTTGGTGGATTCAGCTTTACTTTGATGACCAGGGGCCACCTGGGGTgaactccctctctcagccccacTGGCCACATAAGGCGACATTATCTTGGTGTTTAAATTGTCTTCGTCTGGCTTCACCAACTGGCTTGTCTCTGGTTCAGTTGGAGCCTGCTGTTGGATGGTCTTCATCAGTTCCTCTGCAGCGCCAACCCCTGGAGACCTGTCCTTGTTCCCACATGGGCCTGCTAAAGAGGTTGCTGTCCCCAGAGAAGGATCTTCCCTGATGGAGTACAGATGATGTCCTTTCTGCTCTGCCTGAGTCCTGCTGAGATTCACAGACATCTCTGGGGTCCCTGGATGACCATTAGCTGGAACCTCAAACCTTACCCCTTGGATGGGGCCTTCCTGGACTGGGAAGCCCTTCTTGGAGTGAGGCCTCTGCATCTCAGCTTCTGAGATGACTTCCTCAGACTGGTTCTCCATAAGCTTCCCCTCCATAGCAGTCGTCACTACCTCCTCAGGCCCAACCTGAGGGTTTTTTGGTGGGGTGGtcagaggggaggagggtggagaggtaaTGGACGTGGATCCCAGGTTGGAAACACTGTCCCTGGGTCCGGCCAGGACGTAGCTATTCTCCTGCTGGCGGTAGGTGGGGGACAGCTGTTCACTGACAAGGACGTGGCCAAAGAGCTGGGGTTCTGAGGAGACTGAAGTAATCTCCTGGCAACCTGTAAATCCCACAAAAAACATCCCAAACACTGTCATTCACTGATACACAATATGGAGGCTTTTACATGTCATGTTTTATTCGTAGTGtttcctaactaactaactaagccTAACTAAGGCTTTACTTTCACTATCAAACATGGTAAATCACAGTTTATAAGTGTTATTCTATTATTAATAGTGTTCATTAAAACAAATTCAGTGAAAATGAAATTAATAAGACACCAACAAGTCTTCAGATTTCATTACTACTAcactattaaatcaaatcataGCCGTTCCGAAATGATGTTAAAGGTACTGACCAGTGGAATGGCTCTGAGCTCTCTTGAGCTCTACTGTAATCTTCTCCTCCTGATGCTGCTGTGGCGGCTGGGCCTGAGGAGGGACGCTGTGCCTGATGGTGCCGGTCCACGGTGCACgacccacacacaccctcttgTGGTGAAGAGGCACCTTCATGATGCTGGCCTTGGCGCTGTACATGCGAGCCAGCATTTGAACCTTACTGAGGATCCTCTCCGAGTTCTCCACCAGACATGGATCACCGGGGCTGGCCTCGAACAGGCCTATCCCTGCCACGTCTGCGACCGCTGCCCCCTCGTACAGGGTCTGGCTGGAGGACACCATCTTACAGTGGCGGGACCAGCGGCCCACCTTGATCTGGCTGGGTAGGCCCTCTAGGTTCCCAGTGAGGGAGCTCCTGTCTCTGATTCTTCCCAACCCAGCCTGGGACACTGGGGCGGTCTTACTGTCGTGGAGGCCTGTAAGTGGAGGGACAGTGGAGTCTTTCTGGGCCTCTTTAGGTTCTGAGTCCAGATCACTTGGACTTGGTCCGTAGCCGTTGATTACTTGCTGGTCTTCTGTGATCACTTTGGCTGCTTCATCACTGCCTGGGGCCTCTTTGTTTATGTCTGTTAACTCTGTATTAACAGCGGCTCctactttctccttctctttccactCCTTCATCAACTCTTTGTAGGGGAGGAGCTCGCTCCCTGGCTCAAACCTGCTACATTCCTCCACAGCAGGCTCACCCTGACCTGGTTCCTGGCTGTGATCTTCCTGGGAACCAGCAGCATAAGTGGAGGAACAGTCTGGACTGAGGGCTCCCTCTCCCTGGTCAAGCAGCTCTAACTCAGGCTCTGGTTCTGCCCCCCCATCGGAGCGCCCGCTCTCTGAGTCACACAAGCTGTCCTGGTGGCCAAAGACAGCAAAGCGGGACACAGAGTCTTTGACCAGGCCGGTGGGGATGATGAGGGAGAAGCTGTTTCTCCTGGGGGTGGGGATGCTGTCACCTTCTCCTGCATCTCCTGCCTCGGCCTCAGCTGCCTCGTAGTAGCTGCGGATCTTCTCGATGATCTGCCTGTCGGACTTGGTGAGCTGGGTCTCTTTCTTGGGCGCCAGAGGGCTCTGTACAGTGTCCtctgggatggagagatgagagattggAGCTTCTGAGAGTTTGTCCTCGTTGGGGAGGTCAAAGCAgagttctttctccctctcccttttgtCAGGGAGGCTTACAGGAGTAAGAGGTGTCGCGGTTTTGACCGTTTGCTCGTCCTCCACCTCTGATGCAGTTCTTTCCTCAACTGTCTCGGTTTCTTTGGCTGATGTGCTCTCCTCCTGAGGCATCTCCTCTTTGACATCAGATGGCaaaggtgttgactctccacCTTCACAACCTCCCTCCTCTGAGGACTCACTGGACAGACGGGTTGGAAGAGTTTGGTCTTCCATTTTGGTTCTGCTCCCCTCCAGTTGCACTGTTATCTCCTCTGGACTATTGGGATGCGGGTCTTGCGACTTGTAAGTCTCCTCTGTAGAGGAAGGCTGCAGCTGGTCATTTCCTTGCTGAGCAACTGGACATGGAGGTGGCTCAGTTGTTTGGTCCTCCAGAGACTCATCCAGGGGTGAATCCTGTGGAAAgacagaaacaaaaacaaaagagTCAATACGTACACGGCAATATGTACACGGTAGAGTAATGTAGCACTAACTCAGGAAGGAATTGATAGCTCATAAAACTACACACGAATGTCTAGTGACTAGACATGTGGCACAGGTTGCTTCAAATCCATGGCAACTGTTTAACAATGTGTGAATTGTGAAAGACAATATAGCCCACCCATACTATGTCATGCTTGAGTTCGGCCATTCCCTCTCGCACGCGGCTCTGGTTAATGAACTGCATGATCTCCTCGGTGATGGAGAGGGTGGGCGGGAGGCTCAGTGGGGATAGATCCTCATCTTCCAGGCCCAGGCAGGGGTCCGGCCACTCTGCCTCAGCTTCCACCTCCATCACAGAGGAGGCCAGGGTTTTGGTGCTGCCTGAGTATCCCAGGCTATCTGCCCCAGGACACAGCTCCCCCTCGCTGCCAGCCTATGGAGATGGACATGCGTATAAACACGGAGACGGATAATGTCAGGAAGGGAGGGTGTTACTCAGTTGCATTTCTAAAGCCAACAAGGCATTGCTCATAGTAATTCTTGCCAAGTAAGTCTTTCCAATGAGATATCATTTGATGATTAATTTATGTGTACGACAGTTGTGTGGGTGGTTAAGTGTGGAACAAGTCTGAATCAAGCTTACCTTTGAAGAGACTGGATTCAATGAGAAGATAGGAATGGTTTGTGGGAAACAAACAAATGCGTGTTTACTTTCCATTAAAAACATACCAAATCTTTCGACTGACCGAGGCACTACCAGGAAACAAGATAACAAAAATCCTTTAAGAAGCATTCTCACCACTCTCACCATGAAATGCTGTTTCGAAGTCTTTAGTTGGAGCTGGAAAGAAACACCCATAAGCATCCAAGAATTAGTCATTTCCAATAATTACATTTATGCATTTACATTTCTTAGCTAACTGTACGTTTAGTCCAAGTAATGTGCCGTAGGTGATTCCTCTCTGGGCCCTtgttcataaagcgtctcaggaTCAGGTGCTACTTGTCCATGTCATCCTGTTAATTATTCagtactggggcggcaggtagcctagtggttagagctttgggccagtaactgaaaggatgctagattgaatccctgagctgacaaggtaaaaatatgtcgttctgccctaGTAGGAGGCAGTTAACGCACTGTTCCCCGGtataatttgttcataactgacttaaataaaggttcaatataaaaatttcaaaaacaaatatgatctaaaaggctaaactgatacTTCAACAGCACTTCTGCTTTGAGACTCTTTATGAATGTGGACCCTGTTCTATAGACATGAAGTCTCACCAGACTGCCTCCTGAGTaagaatgctgatctaggatctgtccatataatcttattcattataatctaaaaggctaaactgaggctaaatcagcactcctactctaagaAGTCTCACCAGACTGCCTCCTGCCGCGGCGGTAGGACAGGTTCCCCTCCAGAAGCAGGGGAAGGCTCTTCTTGGCCTTCTCTGGGGTGTAGATGAACTCTGGGGGctctggactcacacacacacacacacacacacacacacacacacacacacacacacacacacacacacacacacacacacacacacacacacacacacacacacacacacacacacacacacacacacacacacagcattcagTTAACTTTGCAAACACAGACCAGACAGGCATATGGCAAAAGGCCTTTGTTATTTGCTAGATTTATGACAAAAAAGAAGCCATTACACTCATCTGACTTTGGGGTTTGAACGTGCTTAAAACCAGGAAAGATATCCAACAGAAAATAAAAGTGGTTCACACACAAATGAGGTACTAGGTGCATTACAGGTAAGAATGGCTTGTCCTGACCTGATTGGCGTCTTCCTCGATGGTATTCATTGCATCTTGGAGATGACTTTTTAAAATGATCCTGATCAAACTGAGGAGCTGTGAAATAGAAATGGCAAGTTACTGAGTTGTGCATGACCGTAAACTGTGCACGATTGGTGTCAAATTCATTTCAATTTACAGTGTAAATTGAAAATGAAAAGTGTAGGTGTGAGAAAGTATGATGGTTTGAAATGAAACTCACATTGACAGAAGTTGTCACCGAGTACCTGCCTTGCCTGAAAAATACATGTATGGTATTTCAATGATTCAATGACTTGCGACAGTGTTTGCATTAACTTTAAATAGCCATGAGATGGCAGCACAACCTAACAGAGGGAATGCAATATTCTCAGTTTCAGCCACAGCCTTCAGTGTTATATTTGGCTGAAAAGTATTGCCGTTTATATCGGCAGCATTGACCGTAATGTCTCACCTTCTGGGGTAGAGAGGCAAGATGGTTCTCCACTATCAGTCTCTTGAGGTAGTGCAGCCAAAGGCGTTTCTCCTCCTGGTTTTTGGTCTGTAACATGGGTAGGAGGGTAGTTCAAGTACACTGGTCTGACACAATACAATGTCCTGTCCTTTGGTTTACTCATACCTGTACAATGTGCTGCTGTTTGGGGATGGTCTGATCGGACACCTTAAAACACAGGGGGTCCTTCATGGTTTCTACCAGAAGTAGATTACAGCACTGAatggagagaagggtggagagatgagggaaaggagagagtgaAATATGAGAGGAAAGGCAGTGGAGTGTAAATAAGGGTATCAGTACACGATAATTGGTGTAGGCGTCATCTCTAAAGATACATGCCCATAGCATTTACAGAAACAAAATAATCTGATCGATTCATTCCGCTGTCCGCACGTCACTCACAAATATATGGGTGCTGTAGATGAAAAGCTCCAGCCTCTTTTTAGCGATAAGCAGCATCTTGTCGAAGAGGAAGAATGCCCTCTCCTTCTTGACCCGTTGGACCCTGAAGGAGCCCTCCAACACCAGCTCCCCAAAGCCATTCAGGTCTGGACCTGTCCAGTTGGTCAACAAACTCTCAATCTCCTGCCAGAGCCAAAGAAAAagcagtgtttgtgttgaccaaaggTTGACCTCTAACCTTCAAAAACAGATGTAGTGGAGACTGATATGTCCAAAGACCtctgtgacctctaacctcttttgacttttaacctctgacctctactgCCAGTTCAGAGTCATAGATAACACACACAGTAGTTTCCTCAGAACTGCTGTAGTGAGTGACTGGGCAGAGTGGTGGTCCATACCTGCAGCCTGACGGCGTGCTCCTGCTTCCTCTTCATGTCGTTGATGTACCAGGCCACAGCTGTCATGGTGATGATGGCATCCTCCACCACCTCGTAGCCAGGGTCACTTTTATCAAAGTGTTTGGCCAGCTCCTGCCACACGGGGGTGTTAGTGAGGTTAGGCTTCTATTAGGGTTGGTATAACGAGAAAGGGGTAGCTGCAGCCCAATACGGCGTCCAGAGAACGAACGAGTGGGTGTGTCGAAACCAGGCAACTCGTACAGCGAGAGTTTGAACTTCTGTTCTGAAGTCAGAGGACGAGTCTGAGTTGTATTTCAGTGTTTAGTTTTTTTATTAAAAGTACTGATGATGGGTGTATTGTTGCTTGTATGCGATGTACATGTGTTCTTACCATGACCGTCACCCTAATATTGGCTACTAGGTATCTACTTCCCACAACGTTGCGGGACAGTAGTGCTTGGCAAGGAGAGAGCGAAGGACACTGTGTCCCAGTGTTGTTGCGGACTGTATGTACCAAAGTGACATCGCGGTGGTTTTCAATATTAGTTATTTCTTGTGTAGGCTGCTTTCCAACTTATAAAATCATGGGAGGGAAAAATTGCGATGTTATCTACCGCCTGTGACACTGTGATAAGACACCCGCCAGTGGGACGCAACTCTGGTCGGCAATCACCTCGATACAACACGGGTGCTCCGGTTGCCATGTTCGCTACCACCGGCGACATTGGATACAGCTACCCAGTGGGAAGCACCTCAGGTCGTCAAGCAGCTCCATACAACACCGGTGCATTAGCCAATGAGGGGATCGATTCCAATAAGCCTaaattcaaatatatattttatgggAAAGAGATGTTTCTGGATgatgcaccatgctgccttgttgacaacatgacAGAGTGGCACAGATTATTGTTCACATCACAAGGCAATGGGGCCATAGACCAGCTCAGGGACAGTAGTGCTTGGCTCAGGTTTATGGAACTCCCTCATTTGCACTGGTTTATCGACTTTGAAATGAGCTGATTCACTTTCCATAAACCcactcctttcgacacacccacttgccatattgggctgcagctacccatacttgaGAATAACCACCACAGAGGTGGGCTTGGAGAGAGAAGCCTAGGTAGTTGATCAGTGTCCAAACACAGCTAGTTATAAATGCCATGAGTTGAGAGTCTGCGTGACTTGGGGGCTTTCATTTAATGATAGGTTCCTTGTTTCATTTCAAAGCATCTCGATGCTTTATTTACTCGCTGCACCGCTGGTCTGCTGAGTATCACACACTAAATAAAGGCAAGGAGCTCAGAGTAAAAAACAGGGTGCTTTGGATTGAAGGGAAACTCAGTCTACAATGGGCCCTGTACCATTCCTCTAAAGGGTTTATACATATAGTCGTATTCTCTGAATAAGTCTGACATTGATAGTGTTGGATCAGTATCGTTGTATTGTCTCTCTGACCCAGGCCATGACCTATACTGACCTGCAACAGGAGGTGGTACTTGAGGATCCTCTGCACTGGCTTCAGAAGGTAGGTCTCCAGGGGCAGGGAGTGGCACAGGGTGGTCTGCCTCTCCTGGAAAAAGCCCACCAGGCTCTTGTTCTTCATGCAGTCCCTCAGAACAGCCACCGAGCTGGGGAAAGAGATccaagaggagagggggtggaggttgttggtggaagagggg from Oncorhynchus kisutch isolate 150728-3 linkage group LG15, Okis_V2, whole genome shotgun sequence encodes:
- the plekhg2 gene encoding uncharacterized protein plekhg2 isoform X2, encoding MPEGAGRGSQRKPSNQAAKRPSSVSSLSSIVGRMASSESACRGSCTSVNTVCSDSDRTASLSSSASSASLQDVHSSSSSLPYGAVPAYPSSPQRNGSDISLDLTPLSLLPAGVSPATAASPPKLSRLERVALEIVETEQAYVRDLKSIVEDYLGCIIDCGDLPLKPEEVSTLFCNIEDIYEFNSELLEDLERSPHAAAIAECFVERSEAFDIYTLYCMNYPNSVAVLRDCMKNKSLVGFFQERQTTLCHSLPLETYLLKPVQRILKYHLLLQELAKHFDKSDPGYEVVEDAIITMTAVAWYINDMKRKQEHAVRLQEIESLLTNWTGPDLNGFGELVLEGSFRVQRVKKERAFFLFDKMLLIAKKRLELFIYSTHIFCCNLLLVETMKDPLCFKVSDQTIPKQQHIVQTKNQEEKRLWLHYLKRLIVENHLASLPQKARQVLGDNFCQSPQFDQDHFKKSSPRCNEYHRGRRQSEPPEFIYTPEKAKKSLPLLLEGNLSYRRGRRQSAPTKDFETAFHGESVSSKAGSEGELCPGADSLGYSGSTKTLASSVMEVEAEAEWPDPCLGLEDEDLSPLSLPPTLSITEEIMQFINQSRVREGMAELKHDIDSPLDESLEDQTTEPPPCPVAQQGNDQLQPSSTEETYKSQDPHPNSPEEITVQLEGSRTKMEDQTLPTRLSSESSEEGGCEGGESTPLPSDVKEEMPQEESTSAKETETVEERTASEVEDEQTVKTATPLTPVSLPDKREREKELCFDLPNEDKLSEAPISHLSIPEDTVQSPLAPKKETQLTKSDRQIIEKIRSYYEAAEAEAGDAGEGDSIPTPRRNSFSLIIPTGLVKDSVSRFAVFGHQDSLCDSESGRSDGGAEPEPELELLDQGEGALSPDCSSTYAAGSQEDHSQEPGQGEPAVEECSRFEPGSELLPYKELMKEWKEKEKVGAAVNTELTDINKEAPGSDEAAKVITEDQQVINGYGPSPSDLDSEPKEAQKDSTVPPLTGLHDSKTAPVSQAGLGRIRDRSSLTGNLEGLPSQIKVGRWSRHCKMVSSSQTLYEGAAVADVAGIGLFEASPGDPCLVENSERILSKVQMLARMYSAKASIMKVPLHHKRVCVGRAPWTGTIRHSVPPQAQPPQQHQEEKITVELKRAQSHSTGCQEITSVSSEPQLFGHVLVSEQLSPTYRQQENSYVLAGPRDSVSNLGSTSITSPPSSPLTTPPKNPQVGPEEVVTTAMEGKLMENQSEEVISEAEMQRPHSKKGFPVQEGPIQGVRFEVPANGHPGTPEMSVNLSRTQAEQKGHHLYSIREDPSLGTATSLAGPCGNKDRSPGVGAAEELMKTIQQQAPTEPETSQLVKPDEDNLNTKIMSPYVASGAERGSSPQVAPGHQSKAESTKEKPRDATLDVSPASSKISPHSSDTSPTQQRSISGLTEGSNPLVRHPTQSPMTEPMQATHTSGQRVKESQVPEDSKEKEGGMVLYPWSSLQSPAPIPPPGVQSSDCLPKFTSQRPPNRHLPTSMGRRSLPINWNGSNNATLPSQRLPPAPLKSRETGQDPSAPSIHASGLSPIRQPSPQSSLERSATLPPGIGHPMDAKPPSAFCPSLHHRSPSPIRGLSCSSPTPSALTKSLAAFCISQSISQSLAKNNARLQDQATPSPGSPAPLAPAPTASPLRMRSPSPKLTSGPSGPPLSPPSPLQSTSLRSSPCASPSPALSPPPYRSQHSVSPAPPVSLHHTASSSASPRPRPVALAQPRHIGLNGNSNNNNNTTNGGLAVNHRKPPLTSTNSIPHPHDSHWSGSAHTSNRVARPFSASEPSSRVQSPSPSPSPFSRICSPPPVQNHTGPLMNKPPNPRSTRAGGASPFNHLGLSLELPRTSSACSSGITFPRITSPPPIGVPANVWGVATPQPRHAKLAFPSSSIASPTWRGGLSPSPSIQRSYSTTSPPPSGFSSCSPTPSQNLRRTKGSSLPFLSLADRQPSSVRNGRRSWVESGRRRAVGAEQESGLMSPRGGSYSNSDSYSGSNSGSPSCLSPCTLSPVRLAPGKSNHGGQHFTSIAWPDVRELLTKYDSGDSPDRSSPTSPVWPQDEWGDPDLGEDSCRSHLICAYVPRASPAPDMGAPIQCPHRSEPKPEDASSMQAAKRTLKTSYATTVNLQIAGSGRITSFSNTQVSLSQTLAPVVDSQGRRRVSINACNLTLPVPQNCNRL
- the plekhg2 gene encoding uncharacterized protein plekhg2 isoform X3, which translates into the protein MPEGAGRGSQRKPSNQAAKRPSSVSSLSSIVGRMASSESACRGSCTSVNTVCSDSDRTASLSSSASSASLQDVHSSSSSLPYGAVPAYPSSPQRNGSDISLDLTPLSLLPAGVSPATAASPPKLSRLERVALEIVETEQAYVRDLKSIVEDYLGCIIDCGDLPLKPEEVSTLFCNIEDIYEFNSELLEDLERSPHAAAIAECFVERSEAFDIYTLYCMNYPNSVAVLRDCMKNKSLVGFFQERQTTLCHSLPLETYLLKPVQRILKYHLLLQELAKHFDKSDPGYEVVEDAIITMTAVAWYINDMKRKQEHAVRLQEIESLLTNWTGPDLNGFGELVLEGSFRVQRVKKERAFFLFDKMLLIAKKRLELFIYSTHIFCCNLLLVETMKDPLCFKVSDQTIPKQQHIVQTKNQEEKRLWLHYLKRLIVENHLASLPQKARQVLGDNFCQSPQFDQDHFKKSSPRCNEYHRGRRQSEPPEFIYTPEKAKKSLPLLLEGNLSYRRGRRQSAPTKDFETAFHVSSKAGSEGELCPGADSLGYSGSTKTLASSVMEVEAEAEWPDPCLGLEDEDLSPLSLPPTLSITEEIMQFINQSRVREGMAELKHDIVWDSPLDESLEDQTTEPPPCPVAQQGNDQLQPSSTEETYKSQDPHPNSPEEITVQLEGSRTKMEDQTLPTRLSSESSEEGGCEGGESTPLPSDVKEEMPQEESTSAKETETVEERTASEVEDEQTVKTATPLTPVSLPDKREREKELCFDLPNEDKLSEAPISHLSIPEDTVQSPLAPKKETQLTKSDRQIIEKIRSYYEAAEAEAGDAGEGDSIPTPRRNSFSLIIPTGLVKDSVSRFAVFGHQDSLCDSESGRSDGGAEPEPELELLDQGEGALSPDCSSTYAAGSQEDHSQEPGQGEPAVEECSRFEPGSELLPYKELMKEWKEKEKVGAAVNTELTDINKEAPGSDEAAKVITEDQQVINGYGPSPSDLDSEPKEAQKDSTVPPLTGLHDSKTAPVSQAGLGRIRDRSSLTGNLEGLPSQIKVGRWSRHCKMVSSSQTLYEGAAVADVAGIGLFEASPGDPCLVENSERILSKVQMLARMYSAKASIMKVPLHHKRVCVGRAPWTGTIRHSVPPQAQPPQQHQEEKITVELKRAQSHSTGCQEITSVSSEPQLFGHVLVSEQLSPTYRQQENSYVLAGPRDSVSNLGSTSITSPPSSPLTTPPKNPQVGPEEVVTTAMEGKLMENQSEEVISEAEMQRPHSKKGFPVQEGPIQGVRFEVPANGHPGTPEMSVNLSRTQAEQKGHHLYSIREDPSLGTATSLAGPCGNKDRSPGVGAAEELMKTIQQQAPTEPETSQLVKPDEDNLNTKIMSPYVASGAERGSSPQVAPGHQSKAESTKEKPRDATLDVSPASSKISPHSSDTSPTQQRSISGLTEGSNPLVRHPTQSPMTEPMQATHTSGQRVKESQVPEDSKEKEGGMVLYPWSSLQSPAPIPPPGVQSSDCLPKFTSQRPPNRHLPTSMGRRSLPINWNGSNNATLPSQRLPPAPLKSRETGQDPSAPSIHASGLSPIRQPSPQSSLERSATLPPGIGHPMDAKPPSAFCPSLHHRSPSPIRGLSCSSPTPSALTKSLAAFCISQSISQSLAKNNARLQDQATPSPGSPAPLAPAPTASPLRMRSPSPKLTSGPSGPPLSPPSPLQSTSLRSSPCASPSPALSPPPYRSQHSVSPAPPVSLHHTASSSASPRPRPVALAQPRHIGLNGNSNNNNNTTNGGLAVNHRKPPLTSTNSIPHPHDSHWSGSAHTSNRVARPFSASEPSSRVQSPSPSPSPFSRICSPPPVQNHTGPLMNKPPNPRSTRAGGASPFNHLGLSLELPRTSSACSSGITFPRITSPPPIGVPANVWGVATPQPRHAKLAFPSSSIASPTWRGGLSPSPSIQRSYSTTSPPPSGFSSCSPTPSQNLRRTKGSSLPFLSLADRQPSSVRNGRRSWVESGRRRAVGAEQESGLMSPRGGSYSNSDSYSGSNSGSPSCLSPCTLSPVRLAPGKSNHGGQHFTSIAWPDVRELLTKYDSGDSPDRSSPTSPVWPQDEWGDPDLGEDSCRSHLICAYVPRASPAPDMGAPIQCPHRSEPKPEDASSMQAAKRTLKTSYATTVNLQIAGSGRITSFSNTQVSLSQTLAPVVDSQGRRRVSINACNLTLPVPQNCNRL
- the plekhg2 gene encoding uncharacterized protein plekhg2 isoform X1 gives rise to the protein MPEGAGRGSQRKPSNQAAKRPSSVSSLSSIVGRMASSESACRGSCTSVNTVCSDSDRTASLSSSASSASLQDVHSSSSSLPYGAVPAYPSSPQRNGSDISLDLTPLSLLPAGVSPATAASPPKLSRLERVALEIVETEQAYVRDLKSIVEDYLGCIIDCGDLPLKPEEVSTLFCNIEDIYEFNSELLEDLERSPHAAAIAECFVERSEAFDIYTLYCMNYPNSVAVLRDCMKNKSLVGFFQERQTTLCHSLPLETYLLKPVQRILKYHLLLQELAKHFDKSDPGYEVVEDAIITMTAVAWYINDMKRKQEHAVRLQEIESLLTNWTGPDLNGFGELVLEGSFRVQRVKKERAFFLFDKMLLIAKKRLELFIYSTHIFCCNLLLVETMKDPLCFKVSDQTIPKQQHIVQTKNQEEKRLWLHYLKRLIVENHLASLPQKARQVLGDNFCQSPQFDQDHFKKSSPRCNEYHRGRRQSEPPEFIYTPEKAKKSLPLLLEGNLSYRRGRRQSAPTKDFETAFHGESVSSKAGSEGELCPGADSLGYSGSTKTLASSVMEVEAEAEWPDPCLGLEDEDLSPLSLPPTLSITEEIMQFINQSRVREGMAELKHDIVWDSPLDESLEDQTTEPPPCPVAQQGNDQLQPSSTEETYKSQDPHPNSPEEITVQLEGSRTKMEDQTLPTRLSSESSEEGGCEGGESTPLPSDVKEEMPQEESTSAKETETVEERTASEVEDEQTVKTATPLTPVSLPDKREREKELCFDLPNEDKLSEAPISHLSIPEDTVQSPLAPKKETQLTKSDRQIIEKIRSYYEAAEAEAGDAGEGDSIPTPRRNSFSLIIPTGLVKDSVSRFAVFGHQDSLCDSESGRSDGGAEPEPELELLDQGEGALSPDCSSTYAAGSQEDHSQEPGQGEPAVEECSRFEPGSELLPYKELMKEWKEKEKVGAAVNTELTDINKEAPGSDEAAKVITEDQQVINGYGPSPSDLDSEPKEAQKDSTVPPLTGLHDSKTAPVSQAGLGRIRDRSSLTGNLEGLPSQIKVGRWSRHCKMVSSSQTLYEGAAVADVAGIGLFEASPGDPCLVENSERILSKVQMLARMYSAKASIMKVPLHHKRVCVGRAPWTGTIRHSVPPQAQPPQQHQEEKITVELKRAQSHSTGCQEITSVSSEPQLFGHVLVSEQLSPTYRQQENSYVLAGPRDSVSNLGSTSITSPPSSPLTTPPKNPQVGPEEVVTTAMEGKLMENQSEEVISEAEMQRPHSKKGFPVQEGPIQGVRFEVPANGHPGTPEMSVNLSRTQAEQKGHHLYSIREDPSLGTATSLAGPCGNKDRSPGVGAAEELMKTIQQQAPTEPETSQLVKPDEDNLNTKIMSPYVASGAERGSSPQVAPGHQSKAESTKEKPRDATLDVSPASSKISPHSSDTSPTQQRSISGLTEGSNPLVRHPTQSPMTEPMQATHTSGQRVKESQVPEDSKEKEGGMVLYPWSSLQSPAPIPPPGVQSSDCLPKFTSQRPPNRHLPTSMGRRSLPINWNGSNNATLPSQRLPPAPLKSRETGQDPSAPSIHASGLSPIRQPSPQSSLERSATLPPGIGHPMDAKPPSAFCPSLHHRSPSPIRGLSCSSPTPSALTKSLAAFCISQSISQSLAKNNARLQDQATPSPGSPAPLAPAPTASPLRMRSPSPKLTSGPSGPPLSPPSPLQSTSLRSSPCASPSPALSPPPYRSQHSVSPAPPVSLHHTASSSASPRPRPVALAQPRHIGLNGNSNNNNNTTNGGLAVNHRKPPLTSTNSIPHPHDSHWSGSAHTSNRVARPFSASEPSSRVQSPSPSPSPFSRICSPPPVQNHTGPLMNKPPNPRSTRAGGASPFNHLGLSLELPRTSSACSSGITFPRITSPPPIGVPANVWGVATPQPRHAKLAFPSSSIASPTWRGGLSPSPSIQRSYSTTSPPPSGFSSCSPTPSQNLRRTKGSSLPFLSLADRQPSSVRNGRRSWVESGRRRAVGAEQESGLMSPRGGSYSNSDSYSGSNSGSPSCLSPCTLSPVRLAPGKSNHGGQHFTSIAWPDVRELLTKYDSGDSPDRSSPTSPVWPQDEWGDPDLGEDSCRSHLICAYVPRASPAPDMGAPIQCPHRSEPKPEDASSMQAAKRTLKTSYATTVNLQIAGSGRITSFSNTQVSLSQTLAPVVDSQGRRRVSINACNLTLPVPQNCNRL